The following are encoded in a window of Phaseolus vulgaris cultivar G19833 chromosome 3, P. vulgaris v2.0, whole genome shotgun sequence genomic DNA:
- the LOC137807375 gene encoding diacylglycerol kinase 7-like isoform X2, with translation MDSPAPTGETKKIAVRSSIVESFRGCGLSGIRIDKDELKKQLTMPQYLRYAMRDSIRLQDPAAGESRYINRADGEDSAAPPCPMVVFINSRSGGRHGPALKERLQQLMSEEQVFDLSDVKPHEFVRYGLSCLEMLAGLGDSCAKETRERIRVMVAGGDGTVGWVLGCLTELRTLVREPVPPVGIIPLGTGNDLSRSFSWGGSFPFAWRSAIKRTLQRASTGTVKRLDSWRVSLAMPEGTSVKLPHCLKPAEEFTLDQGFEIEGELPEKVASYEGVYYNYFSIGMDAQVAYGFHHLRDEKPYLASGPISNKIIYSSYSCTQGWFFTPCVSDPGLRGLKNILRMHIKRVNSSEWEQIAIPTSVRAIVALNLHSYGSGRNPWGKPKPEYLDKRGFVEADVADGLLEVFGLKQGWHASFVMVELISAKHLAQASAIRLEVRGGRWKNAYMQMDGEPWKQPLSKDFSTYVEIKREPFQSLVISGKK, from the exons ATGGATTCGCCGGCGCCGACCGGTGAGACTAAAAAGATAGCGGTGCGGTCGTCGATTGTGGAGTCATTTCGCGGTTGCGGTCTGTCCGGGATCCGAATTGACAAGGACGAGTTGAAGAAGCAGCTCACCATGCCGCAGTACCTGCGTTACGCAATGCGCGATTCCATTCGCCTTCAGGACCCCGCCGCCGGTGAGTCCCGCTACATCAACCGCGCCGACGGCGAGGATTCCGCCGCTCCGCCATGTCCCATGGTCGTCTTCATCAACTCCCGCAGCGGTGGCCGCCACGGCCCCGCTCTCAAGGAGAGACTCCAGCAACTCATGAGTGAAGAGCAG GTTTTTGACTTATCAGATGTGAAGCCTCATGAATTTGTACGGTATGGATTGAGTTGTCTGGAGATGTTGGCGGGCCTTGGTGATTCTTGTGCCAAAGAAACTCGTGAAAGAATCAGGGTTATG GTTGCTGGAGGTGATGGTACAGTTGGTTGGGTATTAGGATGTCTTACAGAACTTCGCACACTGGTTCGAGAGCCAGTTCCTCCGGTAGGGATCATACCGTTGGGTACAGGCAATGACCTTTCTAGGAGTTTTAGCTGG GGTGGGTCATTTCCGTTTGCATGGAGGTCTGCTATCAAGAGAACTCTTCAAAGGGCTAGTACTGGGACTGTCAAGCGTTTGGATAG TTGGCGAGTTTCACTTGCAATGCCAGAAGGCACATCTGTGAAGCTACCACATTGTTTGAAGCCTGCAGAGGAGTTCACTCTTGATCAG GGCTTTGAAATTGAGGGAGAACTACCAGAGAAAGTTGCAAGTTATGAAGGCGTGTACTATAATTACTTCAGCATAG GAATGGATGCCCAAGTGGCTTATGGCTTCCATCATCTACGCGATGAAAAACCTTACCTTGCAAGCGGTCCAATTTCAAATAAG ATTATATACTCAAGTTACAGCTGCACACAGGGCTGGTTTTTCACACCTTGCGTAAGTGATCCAGGTCTAAG GGGACTTAAAAACATTTTGCGGATGCATATCAAAAGGGTCAATAGCTCAGAGTGGGAGCAGATTGCAATTCCTACAAG TGTAAGGGCAATAGTTGCTCTGAATCTTCACAGCTATGGAAGTGGGAGAAATCCATGGGGTAAACCAAAACCAGAATATTTGGATAAG AGAGGCTTTGTTGAAGCTGATGTTGCCGATGGGCTCTTGGAAGTATTTGGTTTAAAACAAGGATGGCATGCATCGTTTGTCATGGTTGAACTGATATCTGCAAAGCACCTAGCTCAG GCATCAGCTATTCGATTGGAAGTGAGAGGTGGACGGTGGAAAAATGCCTATATGCAAATGGACGGAGAACCCTGGAAGCAGCCATTGAGCAAGGACTTCTCAACATACGTGGAAATAAAGAGGGAGCCTTTCCAGTCACTAGTTATCAGTGGAAAAAAGTAA
- the LOC137805903 gene encoding glutamate receptor 2.8-like has product MKDKCFFSIFYWFLIGLLVLLQSPTVNGSNGRLKNGEIKLRVTVPMHGFPQFVNVVWDPSQQKYTVSGYCVDVLNAVVTRLPFNVSLHVVPSVVEPTHGSGFHDAYLEHFLSEYDAVVGDITILANRSNYVDFTVPYIGSGVKMVVPVQHGRDQNMWTFVKPFSWDLWLRIIIISTFIGLAILIMERNVSALPNQEGSPNQKKLCPATILLFPISQAILPEKQVVVKRWSRFVLMVWLLLALVLMQSYTANLTSILTLDQLRPSLKNVNDLRRGGYYVGYQSGSFVYDVLIDQFKFDPSKLRPYSTIAEYHDALKLGSKNGGVAAIFDEVPYLKLYLKEYGSNYILAGPEYRNAGFGFVFPLNSNLTDYFSRGILNVIESGIMNEIEEKYFGKNEIGGEDSSAEISSAPLSLSFHSFAGLFIIAGISTLLALLISERFICQRLLLTAKAFTQRYVPHFSNPVQDSTHGTVA; this is encoded by the exons ATGAAGGATAAgtgttttttttctattttctattgGTTTTTAATTGGTTTGCTTGTGCTACTACAGTCACCAACTGTAAATGGATCAAATGGTAGATTGAAGAATGGAGAGATAAAGTTAAGAGTAACGGTACCCATGCATGGTTTCCCCCAATTTGTGAATGTAGTTTGGGACCCTTCTCAACAAAAGTACACCGTTTCTGGATATTGCGTGGATGTTTTGAATGCCGTTGTAACCCGCTTACCCTTCAATGTTTCTCTACATGTTGTACCTTCTGTTGTTGAACCAACCCATGGTTCCGGATTTCACGATGCATATCTAGAACACTTCCTGTCAGAG TATGATGCGGTGGTAGGGGATATAACAATCCTAGCCAACCGTTCAAACTACGTAGATTTCACGGTGCCATATATTGGATCGGGAGTTAAAATGGTAGTACCAGTTCAACATGGGAGGGATCAAAACATGTGGACTTTTGTCAAACCCTTCAGTTGGGATCTTTGGTTGAGAATAATCATCATCTCTACCTTCATAGGGCTTGCCATACTCATCATGGAAAGAAATGTAAGCGCGCTGCCTAATCAAGAGGGTTCTCCAAATCAGAAAAAGCTTTGCCCTGCAACCATCTTATTGTTTCCAATCTCACAAGCCATTCTTCCCGAAA aACAAGTAGTGGTAAAAAGATGGTCAAGATTTGTGCTGATGGTTTGGCTTCTATTGGCGTTGGTCCTCATGCAAAGTTACACTGCCAACTTGACTTCTATATTGACCTTGGATCAACTGCGACCCAGTTTAAAGAACGTTAATGATCTAAGGAGAGGGGGTTATTACGTTGGATACCAGTCTGGGTCTTTTGTTTACGATGTTCTGATTGACCAATTTAAGTTTGACCCGTCCAAACTAAGGCCATATAGCACCATTGCTGAGTATCATGATGCTCTAAAGCTTGGAAGCAAAAATGGGGGTGTTGCAGCTATATTCGATGAAGTGCCCTACCTTAAACTCTACCTTAAAGAATACGGATCCAATTACATTTTGGCTGGCCCCGAATATAGAAACGCTGGGTTTGGTTTT GTATTCCCTTTAAACTCCAATCTCACGGATTACTTTTCGAGGGGCATCCTGAATGTGATTGAAAGTGGAATAATGAATGAGATCGAggaaaaatattttggaaagaaTGAGATTGGAGGAGAAGACTCGTCTGCGGAAATATCTTCTGCTCCTCTCAGTCTCAGCTTTCATAGCTTCGCGGGGCTTTTCATTATTGCTGGGATTTCTACTTTGTTAGCGTTGTTGATTTCAGAAAGATTTATTTGCCAAAGACTCCTTTTGACGGCTAAAGCATTCACTCAGAGGTATGTCCCCCATTTTTCCAATCCAGTTCAAGATTCAACTCACGGAACAGTGGCTTAA
- the LOC137807375 gene encoding diacylglycerol kinase 3-like isoform X1 has product MQLPNQTLLSNGVLVNTHWKFEKKMEDSIQTSLSSTNDRGQRRDGPEGLPQRRKESSRRREKRRARKKMDSPAPTGETKKIAVRSSIVESFRGCGLSGIRIDKDELKKQLTMPQYLRYAMRDSIRLQDPAAGESRYINRADGEDSAAPPCPMVVFINSRSGGRHGPALKERLQQLMSEEQVFDLSDVKPHEFVRYGLSCLEMLAGLGDSCAKETRERIRVMVAGGDGTVGWVLGCLTELRTLVREPVPPVGIIPLGTGNDLSRSFSWGGSFPFAWRSAIKRTLQRASTGTVKRLDSWRVSLAMPEGTSVKLPHCLKPAEEFTLDQGFEIEGELPEKVASYEGVYYNYFSIGMDAQVAYGFHHLRDEKPYLASGPISNKIIYSSYSCTQGWFFTPCVSDPGLRGLKNILRMHIKRVNSSEWEQIAIPTSVRAIVALNLHSYGSGRNPWGKPKPEYLDKRGFVEADVADGLLEVFGLKQGWHASFVMVELISAKHLAQASAIRLEVRGGRWKNAYMQMDGEPWKQPLSKDFSTYVEIKREPFQSLVISGKK; this is encoded by the exons ATGCAATTGCCCAACCAAACCCTCTTGAGTAACGGTGTGCTCGTTAACACACACTGgaaatttgagaaaaagatgGAAGATTCAATTCAAACTTCGCTTTCATCCACGAACGACCG AGGACAGAGGAGAGACGGGCCAGAGGGTTTGCCTCAGAGAAGAAAAGAATCGAGTCGTCGCCGAGAGAAAAGGAGAGCGAGGAAGAAGATGGATTCGCCGGCGCCGACCGGTGAGACTAAAAAGATAGCGGTGCGGTCGTCGATTGTGGAGTCATTTCGCGGTTGCGGTCTGTCCGGGATCCGAATTGACAAGGACGAGTTGAAGAAGCAGCTCACCATGCCGCAGTACCTGCGTTACGCAATGCGCGATTCCATTCGCCTTCAGGACCCCGCCGCCGGTGAGTCCCGCTACATCAACCGCGCCGACGGCGAGGATTCCGCCGCTCCGCCATGTCCCATGGTCGTCTTCATCAACTCCCGCAGCGGTGGCCGCCACGGCCCCGCTCTCAAGGAGAGACTCCAGCAACTCATGAGTGAAGAGCAG GTTTTTGACTTATCAGATGTGAAGCCTCATGAATTTGTACGGTATGGATTGAGTTGTCTGGAGATGTTGGCGGGCCTTGGTGATTCTTGTGCCAAAGAAACTCGTGAAAGAATCAGGGTTATG GTTGCTGGAGGTGATGGTACAGTTGGTTGGGTATTAGGATGTCTTACAGAACTTCGCACACTGGTTCGAGAGCCAGTTCCTCCGGTAGGGATCATACCGTTGGGTACAGGCAATGACCTTTCTAGGAGTTTTAGCTGG GGTGGGTCATTTCCGTTTGCATGGAGGTCTGCTATCAAGAGAACTCTTCAAAGGGCTAGTACTGGGACTGTCAAGCGTTTGGATAG TTGGCGAGTTTCACTTGCAATGCCAGAAGGCACATCTGTGAAGCTACCACATTGTTTGAAGCCTGCAGAGGAGTTCACTCTTGATCAG GGCTTTGAAATTGAGGGAGAACTACCAGAGAAAGTTGCAAGTTATGAAGGCGTGTACTATAATTACTTCAGCATAG GAATGGATGCCCAAGTGGCTTATGGCTTCCATCATCTACGCGATGAAAAACCTTACCTTGCAAGCGGTCCAATTTCAAATAAG ATTATATACTCAAGTTACAGCTGCACACAGGGCTGGTTTTTCACACCTTGCGTAAGTGATCCAGGTCTAAG GGGACTTAAAAACATTTTGCGGATGCATATCAAAAGGGTCAATAGCTCAGAGTGGGAGCAGATTGCAATTCCTACAAG TGTAAGGGCAATAGTTGCTCTGAATCTTCACAGCTATGGAAGTGGGAGAAATCCATGGGGTAAACCAAAACCAGAATATTTGGATAAG AGAGGCTTTGTTGAAGCTGATGTTGCCGATGGGCTCTTGGAAGTATTTGGTTTAAAACAAGGATGGCATGCATCGTTTGTCATGGTTGAACTGATATCTGCAAAGCACCTAGCTCAG GCATCAGCTATTCGATTGGAAGTGAGAGGTGGACGGTGGAAAAATGCCTATATGCAAATGGACGGAGAACCCTGGAAGCAGCCATTGAGCAAGGACTTCTCAACATACGTGGAAATAAAGAGGGAGCCTTTCCAGTCACTAGTTATCAGTGGAAAAAAGTAA